From the genome of Fibrobacter sp.:
CCGGGTAGTGGCTTTGGCCCCTGCGGCGAAGGCTATTTCCGCCTGACCGCTTTTGGCGACCACGAACAGACCAAGGTTGCCCTGAAGCGTATTAAGGAAAAACTTTAAAAATAAGTTGACTTAGAAAAAAACTTGTTTTACATTTTATGTAAAGTCAGATTCCGAACCAAGAGACTCCTATGAAACAACCAATCGGCCCAGAAATTGCCGTAATCCAAAAGATCAGCGCTGCCATCATTCACGAAAGGAATGTGGAAAAGCTCCTCGACAATGTGCTCTCCATTTTGGATACGGAACTCGGTATGCTCCGCGGCACCTTTACGCTGCGTTTCGGGGATACCCTGAAGATTGAATCCTCCCACGGGTTGGATGATGCCGAAAAGCAGCTGGGCCAGTATCATATTGGTGAAGGTATTACGGGCCATGTGGCAGAAACTCGCCGCAGCCATGTGATTCCGGACCTGCGCAAGGATTCCCGCTTTTTGAACCGCACTGGCTCCCGCAATTACGATAGCCAGGTGGCCTTCATTTGCGTGCCGCTGATTCACGATGAAGACCTCATCGGTACTCTTTCCGTGGACCGCCCGGTGGATGGCGCTACGGACTTGGATCGCGACGTGGCACTGCTTGAAATTATTGCAAACATCACTGGTGATGCTGCCAACGAATGTATTGAAATCCATGCAGAACAGGATGCGCTGCGCGAAGAAAACCGTAAGCTCCGTGACATGCTTTCCAACAATCCCTCCGACCTGGTGGGCAACTGCCGCGAAATGCAGATTGTCTACGAACAGGTTCGCCAAGTGGCTCCTTCCGATGCCACGGTGCTCATCCGCGGTGGAAGCGGTACGGGTAAGGAAATGATCGCCCGCGCCATTGTGAACATGTCGGGTCGTAAGGACAAACCCTTCATTACCTTGAACTGCGCCGCCCTTCCCGAGAACTTGGTGGAAAGCGAACTTTTCGGTCACGAAAAGGGTGCGTTCACTGGTGCAGTGAACCGCAGAATTGGCCGTGCAGAGGCTGCAAATGGCGGAACCTTGTTCCTGGATGAAATTGGCGATCTCACCATGCAGACCCAGGTGAAGTTGCTCCGCTTCTTGCAGGAAAAGACTTTCAGCCGCGTGGGCAGTAACGAAGAACTTCATTCCGATGTTCGCTTCCTTGCTGCAACTAGCCGCAACCTTGAAGAATTGATGGAAAAGAAACTGTTCCGCGAAGACTTGTTCTACCGCCTGAACATTTTCCCGATTTCCATGCCGGACCTGGCAAAGCGCCAGAGCGACATTATCTTGCTGGCAGAACACTTCATCGAAAAGATGAACTTGCGCTACAACAAGAAGGTGGCTCGTTTGTCTACAACCGCCATCAACTTGCTCATGAGCTATCATTGGCCGGGTAACGTCCGTGAACTTGAAAACTGCATGGAACGTGCCGTGCTTACGGCAAGCGACGACTGCGTTCACAGCTACAACTTGCCGCCTTCGTTACAGACAAGCTTGAGCACCGGTTCTGTGATTTCTGCAGAAATGAAGAGCGCTCCGCTGGACGTGATGATGAACAACTACGAACGTGAGCTGATCACCGAAGCCATCAAGCGCCACAACGGAAACCTTTCTGCTGCAGGCCGCGAACTTGGTGTCAGCCCCCGCATGATGAACTACCGCATGAACAAGCTGGGCATCAAGTCCGGAAAGTAAATGCTTCTGAAAGCGGTATCTTGCTTTTGAAAGGTGCTTTTTGAAAATTGGGTTACTAAATCGCTAAAATTTGCTGGTTTAGTAACCTGTTTTTTATACAAATTAAACAGATTTGCTTCAAAACAGGCTGTTGTTTGTTGCAGTCGAAGAAAACAGGGTTACTAAATACTTTTGTTGAGCAGCTTTAGTAACCTCGAATGTTGTAAATAACATCGGTTTTGTTTGAATAAAGTAAATGTTGGGTTACTAAAGTTTTTGAAAAAACTCGTTTAGTAACCTTTTTTTGCGATTTTTATTTCCGGCTCTATTTCCGACTCTATTTTACGGCCCTCCAATATGGGCTTTGGGTGACTTTTGAGGTTGTAGCTCGTTCCAGGTAATGGATAATTTCAATTGTTTTTTATATTTAAAACATGTTCGGATTTTATCGATTTGCTTCTGTTTGCCCCAACCTGAAGGTTGCGGATACTGAGTTTAACACCGCCGAAATTATTCGCTGCGGCAAGATTGCCCAAAATGAGGGCGCCGCTGTGACGGTGTTCCCGGAACTTTGCATTACAGGCTACACCTGTAGCGACCTGTTCCACCAGGAACTTCTGCTGAAGAACTCCCTGCGTAGTCTGCGTGAAATTGCCGATGCCTTCAAGGATAGCGACATGGTGCTGGCCGTGGGCTTGCCCCTGCGTTTGCAGAGCCGCCTTTATAACTGCGCAGCTTTTGTGCAAAGCGGTAAACTGATTGCGGTGACTCCGAAAATTCATTTGCCCAACCAGCGTGAATTCTACGAAAAGAGACATTTCTCCAGCGGTCGCGACTTGTTGAAAGGCGCCGGCGTTTATAGTTCCGCTTGCGCATGTGGCGCCAACTATGGAGCCGTCCGCGCCGAAATCGATGGCTTTGGCGAAGTGCCAGTGACCAACTTCTTTACTGTTAAGGGCGAGGGCTCCGAGATCCGTTTTGGCGTGGAACTTTGCGAAGACCTTTGGACTCCTATGCCGCCCAGTGGTGAACTTGCCTTGGCTGGTGCCAACGTTATCTTGAACCTTTCTGCAAGCGATGCCTTGGTGGGGAAGGGGGATTACCGCCGCAACCTGGTCATGAACCAGTCTGCCCGTTGCATGGCAGCCTACGTCTATGCCTCCGCCGGCGTGCAGGAATCCACCACCGACATGGTGTTCAGCGGCCACCTGATGATTGCCGAAAACGGAACCATGCTGGCGGAAAACAAGAATTATGGTCGTGAATCCGAAATCATCTACGCCGATGTGGATGTGCAGCGCTTGAATATGCAGCGCCTTAGCGAAGGCTCTTTCCAGGATTACGATTCTACTGCAGCATTTGCCCGCGCCGCTTCCTTTGAAAACATCAAGGATATCGATGTTTTGAAGCACCGCTATGTTTGTGCAACGCCTTTTGTGCCCGGAAACATTGAAACCCGCGATATTAACTGCAAGGAAATTTTCAATATCCAGTGCGCAGGCCTTGCCAAGCGTATGGAGGCTTCCCGTTCCAAGCGTGCTGTTGTGGGCTTGAGCGGCGGCCTGGATTCCACCCTTGCGCTGTTGGTTATTGCAGAAACGTTTAAGCTGCTCAAACGACCCGCTTCCGAAATTCTGGTGCTGACTATGCCCGGCTTTGGAACTACCAACCGCACCAAGAACAATGCGGTGGAAATGGCAAACCTTTTGGGCGTTGAACTGCGCACCGTGTCCATCAAGGACGCCTGTATGCAGCACTTCAGCGACATCGGTCATGACCCTGCTGTGCTGAACGTAACCTACGAAAATGTCCAGGCCCGCGAACGCACCCAGATTCTGATGGATGTGGCCAACAAGGAAGGCGGCATTGTGGTAGGTACCGGCGACCTTTCCGAAATCGCTTTGGGCTGGAGCACCTACAATGCGGATCACATGTCCATGTACGCCGTGAACTGCGATATTCCCAAGACCTTGGTCCGTCACGTGGTGGCTTGGTACGCTGACCGCGCCCGCAATTTCTTTGCCGCAGATGTAGCCGCTGGCTCCGCCGACGAGGCTGCTGCTTTCAAGTCCGCCGATGCGCTTTCCGCAGTGCTTCGCGACATCTTGGATACGCCGGTTTCTCCGGAAC
Proteins encoded in this window:
- a CDS encoding sigma 54-interacting transcriptional regulator, which encodes MKQPIGPEIAVIQKISAAIIHERNVEKLLDNVLSILDTELGMLRGTFTLRFGDTLKIESSHGLDDAEKQLGQYHIGEGITGHVAETRRSHVIPDLRKDSRFLNRTGSRNYDSQVAFICVPLIHDEDLIGTLSVDRPVDGATDLDRDVALLEIIANITGDAANECIEIHAEQDALREENRKLRDMLSNNPSDLVGNCREMQIVYEQVRQVAPSDATVLIRGGSGTGKEMIARAIVNMSGRKDKPFITLNCAALPENLVESELFGHEKGAFTGAVNRRIGRAEAANGGTLFLDEIGDLTMQTQVKLLRFLQEKTFSRVGSNEELHSDVRFLAATSRNLEELMEKKLFREDLFYRLNIFPISMPDLAKRQSDIILLAEHFIEKMNLRYNKKVARLSTTAINLLMSYHWPGNVRELENCMERAVLTASDDCVHSYNLPPSLQTSLSTGSVISAEMKSAPLDVMMNNYERELITEAIKRHNGNLSAAGRELGVSPRMMNYRMNKLGIKSGK
- a CDS encoding NAD(+) synthase gives rise to the protein MFGFYRFASVCPNLKVADTEFNTAEIIRCGKIAQNEGAAVTVFPELCITGYTCSDLFHQELLLKNSLRSLREIADAFKDSDMVLAVGLPLRLQSRLYNCAAFVQSGKLIAVTPKIHLPNQREFYEKRHFSSGRDLLKGAGVYSSACACGANYGAVRAEIDGFGEVPVTNFFTVKGEGSEIRFGVELCEDLWTPMPPSGELALAGANVILNLSASDALVGKGDYRRNLVMNQSARCMAAYVYASAGVQESTTDMVFSGHLMIAENGTMLAENKNYGRESEIIYADVDVQRLNMQRLSEGSFQDYDSTAAFARAASFENIKDIDVLKHRYVCATPFVPGNIETRDINCKEIFNIQCAGLAKRMEASRSKRAVVGLSGGLDSTLALLVIAETFKLLKRPASEILVLTMPGFGTTNRTKNNAVEMANLLGVELRTVSIKDACMQHFSDIGHDPAVLNVTYENVQARERTQILMDVANKEGGIVVGTGDLSEIALGWSTYNADHMSMYAVNCDIPKTLVRHVVAWYADRARNFFAADVAAGSADEAAAFKSADALSAVLRDILDTPVSPELLPADANGQIAQKTESILGAYEIHDFYLYHFAKYGAEPAKMLFLAKHAFAGLYPDEELERCLTLFVRRFFTQQFKRSCIPDGPKVGTISLSPRADWRMPSDASFGDWLTNSLNASFRE